One genomic region from Pseudomonas hormoni encodes:
- a CDS encoding MFS transporter, producing MNTLQSPPDPTVLTRAAAKVKRHVLPLFVVMFIVNYIDRVNIGFVRSHMETDLGIGAAAYGLGAGLFFIGYAIFEVPSNLLLQRYGARAWLTRIMFTWGAAAMAMAFVRGETSFYVLRFILGAAEAGFFPGIIYYFTRWLPSTERGKAMAIFLSGSAIASVISGPVSGALLNVSGFNLHGWQWMFLIEGFASIVLCGFVWFWLQSHPRQANWLSAEEKDALVSAIALEQQAREATQTVKPSMFKLLADKQIALFCFIYFSIALTIYGATFWLPSMIKKMGNLGDFQVGLFNSIPWIISIVAMYGFAAMASKWKHQQAWVALTLVIAAFGMFMSTTGGPIFAFVAICFAAIGFKAASALFWPIPQGYLDARIAAAVIALINSIGNLGGFVAPTAFGFLEQKTGSIEGGLYGLAATSLVAAVVIFFARTAPRGDAHSVLKAKPVDTATAPTSLSHPALKPDPKGAAS from the coding sequence TTGAATACCCTCCAGAGTCCGCCGGACCCGACTGTGCTCACCCGCGCAGCGGCCAAGGTCAAGCGCCACGTGCTGCCGCTGTTCGTGGTGATGTTCATCGTCAACTACATCGACCGGGTCAACATCGGCTTCGTGCGCAGCCACATGGAAACCGACCTCGGCATCGGCGCCGCCGCCTATGGCCTGGGCGCCGGGCTGTTCTTCATCGGTTACGCAATCTTCGAAGTCCCCTCCAACCTGCTGCTGCAACGCTACGGTGCCCGTGCCTGGCTGACGCGCATCATGTTCACCTGGGGCGCAGCGGCCATGGCCATGGCGTTCGTGCGCGGCGAAACCAGCTTCTATGTACTGCGTTTCATACTCGGCGCGGCCGAGGCGGGTTTCTTCCCCGGCATCATTTACTACTTCACCCGATGGCTACCGTCGACCGAACGCGGCAAGGCCATGGCGATCTTCCTCAGTGGCTCGGCCATTGCCTCGGTGATCTCCGGGCCGGTGTCCGGTGCATTGCTGAACGTCAGCGGCTTCAACCTGCACGGCTGGCAGTGGATGTTCCTGATCGAAGGCTTTGCCTCGATCGTGCTCTGCGGTTTTGTCTGGTTCTGGTTGCAGTCCCATCCGCGCCAGGCGAACTGGCTGAGCGCGGAGGAAAAGGACGCACTGGTGAGCGCCATCGCGCTGGAGCAGCAGGCCCGCGAGGCCACGCAGACGGTCAAGCCGTCGATGTTCAAATTGCTGGCTGACAAACAGATCGCACTGTTCTGTTTCATCTACTTTTCCATCGCCCTGACCATCTACGGCGCCACCTTCTGGTTGCCAAGCATGATCAAGAAAATGGGCAACCTCGGCGACTTCCAGGTCGGCCTGTTCAACTCGATTCCGTGGATCATTTCCATCGTCGCGATGTACGGCTTCGCCGCCATGGCGAGCAAATGGAAACACCAGCAGGCCTGGGTCGCGTTGACCCTGGTGATTGCCGCGTTCGGCATGTTCATGTCCACCACTGGCGGGCCGATTTTCGCCTTCGTCGCTATCTGCTTTGCGGCGATTGGCTTCAAGGCCGCCTCGGCGTTGTTCTGGCCGATTCCCCAAGGTTATTTGGACGCACGCATCGCCGCGGCAGTGATCGCCTTGATCAATTCCATCGGCAACCTCGGCGGTTTTGTCGCGCCGACGGCGTTCGGTTTCCTCGAGCAAAAAACCGGTTCCATCGAAGGCGGTCTCTACGGTCTGGCGGCCACTTCATTGGTGGCGGCGGTGGTGATCTTCTTTGCCCGCACGGCACCGCGGGGCGATGCACACAGCGTGCTGAAGGCTAAACCGGTCGACACCGCAACAGCGCCAACCTCTTTAAGTCACCCCGCTTTGAAACCTGATCCAAAGGGAGCAGCCTCTTGA
- a CDS encoding glucarate dehydratase family protein: MKIKRVTVTPIAFRDPPLLNASGIHEPFALRSIIEIESDNGYIGLGESYGDAPALLIQQQLQSQLIGLDPFNLNQLRRIVQATVAANKPASIAGAELAPGSHASKAVSNAYSAFEVAFLDLQAHSLNVPLVDLLGGAIRDEIPFSAYLFFKYAQHVDSPYKPDSWGEALNEEQIVAQARRMIEAYGFKSIKLKAGTLPPEHEVSCIKALRKAFPGYPLRIDPNGNWSLETSIRMAELLGDDLQYYEDPTPGLEGMAELHKRTGLPLATNMVVTDFDEFRRSVALNSVQIVLADHHYWGGLRDTQALAKMCDIFGLGVSMHSNSHLGISLMAMAHVAAAVPNLDYACDTHYPWQEPDEEVIKGGKLPIVDGCVKITRAFGLGLELDHDQLGKLHDQYLTCGIRQRDDVKQMQRYKPDWKAVKPRF, from the coding sequence TTGAAAATCAAACGAGTCACCGTCACCCCCATCGCTTTCCGTGATCCGCCGCTGCTCAATGCCAGCGGGATTCACGAGCCTTTCGCGCTGCGCTCGATCATCGAAATTGAAAGTGACAATGGCTACATCGGTCTGGGTGAAAGTTACGGCGACGCGCCGGCGCTGTTGATCCAGCAACAACTGCAATCGCAACTGATCGGCCTCGACCCGTTCAACCTCAATCAGTTGCGCCGCATCGTCCAGGCCACGGTGGCGGCGAACAAACCTGCGAGCATTGCCGGTGCCGAACTGGCGCCCGGCTCACACGCCAGCAAAGCGGTGAGCAACGCGTATTCGGCGTTCGAAGTGGCGTTCCTGGATTTGCAGGCGCATTCGTTGAACGTGCCGTTGGTGGACTTGCTGGGCGGGGCGATCCGCGATGAGATTCCGTTCAGCGCCTACCTGTTTTTCAAGTACGCGCAACATGTCGATTCACCCTACAAGCCAGACAGTTGGGGCGAGGCGCTGAACGAAGAGCAGATCGTCGCCCAGGCGCGGCGGATGATCGAGGCTTATGGCTTCAAGAGCATCAAGCTCAAGGCGGGCACGTTGCCGCCGGAGCACGAAGTGTCGTGCATCAAGGCACTGAGAAAAGCCTTCCCGGGTTACCCGCTGCGCATCGACCCGAATGGCAATTGGTCACTGGAAACTTCGATCCGCATGGCTGAATTGCTGGGCGATGACCTGCAGTATTACGAAGACCCGACGCCGGGTCTGGAGGGCATGGCCGAGCTGCACAAACGCACCGGCCTGCCGCTGGCGACCAACATGGTGGTCACCGATTTCGACGAGTTTCGTCGTAGCGTCGCGTTGAACAGCGTGCAGATTGTCCTCGCCGACCACCATTACTGGGGTGGCCTGCGCGACACTCAGGCGCTGGCGAAAATGTGCGACATCTTTGGTCTTGGCGTGTCGATGCATTCCAACTCGCACCTGGGCATCAGCCTGATGGCGATGGCGCATGTGGCGGCTGCGGTGCCCAATCTGGATTACGCCTGCGACACCCATTACCCGTGGCAGGAGCCGGACGAAGAAGTGATCAAGGGTGGCAAGTTGCCGATCGTCGATGGCTGCGTGAAAATCACTCGCGCATTCGGGCTGGGCCTGGAACTGGATCACGATCAACTCGGCAAGCTGCATGATCAATACCTGACCTGCGGCATCCGCCAGCGCGATGACGTGAAACAGATGCAGCGCTACAAACCGGACTGGAAGGCGGTCAAACCGCGGTTTTGA
- a CDS encoding DUF7693 family protein: protein MPPLTTREIYQVLRDASLEVRPLRLVGVQSESGLVQVDIEGWQLTLDVDGTRLRHCQRCQSPDGRVGLFDSWQRYGTDPVSLLSTWELAQIERLLSAFKTAV, encoded by the coding sequence GTGCCACCCTTGACCACTCGCGAGATTTACCAGGTATTGCGCGACGCCTCGCTGGAGGTTCGTCCGCTGCGACTAGTGGGCGTACAGTCCGAGTCCGGCCTGGTGCAAGTCGACATCGAGGGCTGGCAGCTAACCCTCGACGTCGACGGCACCCGCCTGCGCCACTGCCAACGCTGCCAGAGCCCGGACGGCCGCGTCGGCCTGTTCGACAGTTGGCAACGTTACGGCACCGACCCGGTGAGTTTGCTCAGCACCTGGGAGCTGGCACAAATCGAGCGTTTGCTAAGCGCATTCAAAACCGCGGTTTGA
- a CDS encoding response regulator, which produces MNLPSPIRVALVDDHSLVRDGIKALLSVMAPLEVVGEAENGADAIEMVGRCQPDLLLVDISLKDMNGLELTRLLRSQYPSLKVLVLSMYDNYEYVSESVRSGASGYVLKNAPSREIIAAIEAIASGGTFYSAEIAQRLIADKSTDNELTPRESQVLYKMAQGMNNKEMARDLDISVRTVETHRLSIRRKLNIDKPAALVKYAIDHGIISP; this is translated from the coding sequence ATAAACCTGCCCTCCCCGATCCGCGTCGCCCTGGTCGACGATCACTCTTTGGTCCGCGACGGGATCAAGGCGCTGCTGTCTGTCATGGCTCCGCTGGAAGTGGTGGGTGAAGCCGAGAATGGTGCGGACGCCATCGAGATGGTTGGTCGCTGCCAGCCGGATCTGTTGCTGGTCGATATCAGCCTCAAGGACATGAACGGCCTGGAGCTGACCCGGTTGCTGCGCAGCCAGTACCCGTCGCTCAAAGTGCTGGTGCTCAGCATGTACGACAATTACGAATACGTGAGTGAGTCCGTTCGCTCAGGTGCCAGCGGCTATGTGCTGAAGAACGCGCCGTCACGGGAAATCATTGCGGCCATCGAAGCCATTGCCAGCGGCGGGACGTTCTACAGCGCTGAAATCGCCCAGCGGCTCATCGCCGATAAAAGCACCGACAACGAGCTGACACCGCGTGAAAGCCAGGTGTTGTACAAAATGGCCCAAGGGATGAACAACAAGGAAATGGCCCGCGACCTGGACATCAGCGTGCGCACCGTAGAAACCCATCGCCTGAGCATCCGCCGCAAACTCAACATCGACAAACCGGCGGCGCTGGTGAAATACGCGATCGATCACGGGATCATTTCGCCGTAA
- a CDS encoding cache domain-containing protein, with protein sequence MQLKHKIVALGILPLVLAIAVICALVISLNRQLGDQQAQLIEDSILASKRAELKNYVEMAQSLIAPLYDDGHGDARAQQQVLEELRKLSFGINGYFFVYDREGRSLMHARQSDLVGQYLWDMKDPHGLPVIQALLKSAQSGEGFQRYAWNKPSSGQVTDKLAYVVMLDRWGWMLGTGIYLEDVERATQQARDEVAMGIRKTMLAIAAVALVAVLFVFASGMTLNVSEHRLADKKLQRLTQRIVSLQEEERSRVSRELHDGISQVLVSIKFQFELASHVLENGQDKGLSILREATERLGDAIGEVRSLSHDLRSSLLDTLGLSAAIGQLAEEFEQRSGLTVTYNDNEFDCHLVDGAAVSLFRIVQEGLTNIERHAQAKNVSITLHGSEESIRLTVVDDGVGFNVAQVERLHAGIGLRNIRERVEHFGGRFDLISMPGRSELDVLLPMKMPGAKR encoded by the coding sequence ATGCAGCTCAAACACAAAATCGTCGCGCTCGGGATTCTGCCGCTGGTACTGGCGATCGCCGTCATCTGTGCGCTGGTGATTTCCCTGAACCGCCAACTGGGGGATCAACAGGCACAGCTGATCGAAGACAGCATTCTGGCCAGCAAGCGCGCCGAACTGAAAAACTACGTGGAAATGGCCCAGAGCCTGATCGCGCCGCTGTACGACGATGGCCACGGTGATGCGCGCGCCCAGCAGCAAGTGCTGGAAGAACTGCGCAAACTCAGCTTTGGCATCAATGGCTACTTCTTCGTGTACGACCGCGAGGGTCGCAGCCTGATGCACGCGCGGCAATCGGATCTGGTGGGTCAGTATCTGTGGGACATGAAGGACCCGCACGGCCTGCCGGTGATCCAGGCCTTGCTCAAGAGTGCGCAATCCGGCGAAGGTTTTCAGCGCTACGCCTGGAACAAACCCTCCTCTGGCCAGGTGACCGACAAACTCGCCTACGTGGTGATGCTGGATCGCTGGGGCTGGATGCTCGGCACCGGCATTTACCTTGAGGACGTTGAACGCGCCACTCAGCAGGCCCGTGACGAAGTGGCGATGGGCATCCGCAAAACCATGCTGGCGATTGCCGCCGTCGCCCTCGTGGCCGTGCTGTTCGTGTTTGCCAGCGGCATGACGCTGAATGTCAGCGAACACCGTCTGGCCGACAAAAAACTGCAACGCCTGACCCAGCGCATCGTCAGTCTGCAGGAGGAAGAGCGCTCGCGGGTTTCCCGCGAATTGCACGACGGCATCAGCCAGGTTCTGGTCTCGATCAAGTTCCAGTTCGAACTGGCCAGCCATGTCCTGGAGAACGGACAGGACAAAGGCTTGAGTATTTTAAGAGAGGCCACGGAGCGGCTTGGAGACGCAATTGGCGAGGTTCGCAGTCTTTCTCACGACCTGCGCTCATCCTTGCTCGACACCCTGGGCCTGTCCGCGGCCATCGGCCAACTTGCCGAGGAATTCGAGCAGCGCAGCGGGCTGACCGTGACCTACAACGATAACGAATTCGACTGCCATCTGGTCGATGGCGCGGCAGTCTCGCTGTTCCGCATCGTGCAGGAAGGCCTGACTAATATTGAACGCCATGCACAGGCGAAAAACGTTTCCATTACCCTGCACGGGTCTGAAGAATCCATACGGCTGACAGTGGTCGATGACGGTGTCGGCTTCAACGTCGCCCAGGTCGAACGTCTCCACGCCGGCATTGGCCTGCGCAATATCCGTGAGCGTGTCGAGCATTTTGGCGGTCGATTCGACCTGATCTCGATGCCGGGAAGAAGTGAGCTGGACGTGCTGCTGCCGATGAAAATGCCCGGCGCAAAACGCTGA
- a CDS encoding carbon starvation CstA family protein, with protein MPRLAKHLAWFAVAVLGAFALSVVALRRGEAINALWIVVAAVAIYLVAYRYYSLFIANKVMQLDPNRATPAVLNNDGLDYVPTNKHVLFGHHFAAIAGAGPLVGPVLAAQMGYLPGTLWLIAGVVLAGAVQDFMVLFMSTRRNGRSLGDMVREEMGRIPGTIALFGCFLIMIIILAVLALIVVKALAESPWGIFTVMATIPIAMFMGIYMRYIRPGRIGEISVIGVLLLLGSIWLGGQIAADPVWAKAFTFTGIQITWMLIGYGFVAAVLPVWLILAPRDYLSTFLKIGTIIALAIGILITMPDLKMPALTQFIDGTGPVWKGGLFPFLFITIACGAVSGFHALIASGTTPKLLASEGHARYIGYGGMLMESFVAIMAMVAASVIEPGVYFAMNSPAAIVGADAVSVAQTVSSWGFLITPEALQAVAKDIGETTILARAGGAPTLAVGIAQILHNILPGENTMAFWYHFAILFEALFILTAVDAGTRAGRFMLQDLLGSFVPALKRTDSWTANLIATAGCVAMWGYLLYQGVIDPLGGINTLWPLFGISNQMLAGIALMLATVVLIKMKRQRYVWVTMLPAVWLLICTVTAGFIKLFDANPAIGFLALAKKYSDALANGQVLAPAKSIEQMQHVIYNAYTNATLTALFLFVVFSILFFALKVGIAAWGTKERTDKEAPFQALPDA; from the coding sequence ATGCCCCGTCTGGCTAAACACCTCGCCTGGTTTGCCGTGGCTGTTCTGGGAGCGTTTGCGCTGAGTGTCGTGGCCTTGCGCCGCGGCGAAGCGATCAACGCCCTCTGGATCGTAGTCGCAGCCGTCGCCATCTACCTCGTCGCTTATCGCTACTACAGCCTGTTCATCGCCAACAAGGTGATGCAACTCGACCCCAATCGAGCCACCCCCGCCGTACTCAATAACGATGGTCTGGACTACGTACCGACCAACAAACACGTACTTTTCGGTCACCACTTCGCGGCCATCGCTGGCGCAGGTCCGCTGGTCGGTCCGGTTCTGGCGGCGCAGATGGGCTATCTGCCCGGCACGCTGTGGCTGATTGCCGGCGTGGTGCTGGCCGGTGCGGTTCAGGACTTCATGGTCCTGTTCATGTCCACCCGCCGCAACGGTCGCTCTTTGGGCGACATGGTCCGTGAGGAAATGGGCCGCATCCCCGGCACCATCGCGCTGTTTGGCTGCTTCCTGATCATGATCATCATCCTCGCGGTGCTGGCGCTGATCGTGGTCAAAGCCCTGGCCGAAAGCCCGTGGGGCATTTTCACGGTGATGGCGACCATCCCGATCGCGATGTTCATGGGCATCTACATGCGCTACATCCGCCCGGGCCGCATCGGCGAAATCTCGGTGATCGGCGTATTGCTGTTGCTCGGTTCGATCTGGCTGGGCGGGCAAATCGCTGCCGATCCGGTCTGGGCCAAGGCCTTCACCTTTACCGGCATCCAGATCACCTGGATGTTGATCGGCTACGGTTTCGTTGCTGCGGTACTGCCGGTGTGGCTGATCCTGGCACCGCGTGACTACCTCTCCACGTTCCTGAAAATCGGCACCATCATCGCGTTGGCAATCGGCATCCTGATCACCATGCCTGATCTGAAAATGCCGGCACTGACCCAATTCATCGACGGCACCGGGCCGGTGTGGAAGGGCGGTCTGTTCCCGTTCCTGTTCATCACCATCGCCTGTGGCGCGGTCTCGGGTTTCCATGCGCTGATCGCTTCCGGCACCACGCCGAAGTTGCTGGCGAGTGAAGGTCATGCCCGCTACATCGGTTACGGCGGCATGTTGATGGAGTCCTTTGTGGCCATCATGGCGATGGTTGCCGCTTCGGTGATCGAGCCTGGCGTGTATTTCGCCATGAACAGTCCAGCGGCCATTGTCGGCGCTGACGCTGTGTCGGTTGCTCAAACCGTCAGCAGCTGGGGTTTCCTGATTACGCCGGAAGCCCTGCAAGCGGTGGCCAAGGACATCGGTGAAACCACTATCCTGGCCCGTGCCGGCGGTGCACCGACCCTGGCAGTCGGTATCGCGCAGATCCTGCACAACATTCTGCCGGGTGAAAACACCATGGCGTTCTGGTACCACTTCGCGATCCTGTTCGAAGCGCTGTTCATCCTGACCGCCGTCGACGCTGGCACCCGTGCCGGACGTTTCATGCTCCAGGACTTGCTCGGCTCCTTCGTACCGGCCCTGAAACGTACTGATTCCTGGACCGCCAACCTGATCGCCACCGCCGGTTGCGTGGCGATGTGGGGTTACTTGCTCTACCAAGGCGTGATCGACCCGCTGGGTGGCATCAACACCTTGTGGCCGCTGTTCGGTATCTCCAACCAGATGCTGGCCGGTATCGCGCTGATGTTGGCGACCGTCGTACTGATCAAAATGAAACGCCAACGCTACGTCTGGGTGACCATGCTGCCGGCGGTGTGGCTGCTGATCTGCACCGTTACCGCAGGCTTCATCAAGCTGTTCGACGCCAACCCGGCCATCGGTTTCCTCGCGCTGGCCAAGAAGTACAGCGATGCCCTGGCCAACGGTCAGGTACTCGCACCGGCCAAGAGCATCGAGCAGATGCAGCACGTGATCTACAACGCGTACACCAACGCAACGCTGACCGCGCTGTTCCTGTTTGTGGTCTTCAGCATCCTGTTCTTTGCCCTCAAGGTCGGCATTGCCGCTTGGGGAACCAAGGAACGCACGGATAAAGAAGCGCCATTCCAGGCCCTGCCGGATGCTTGA
- a CDS encoding YbdD/YjiX family protein, whose product MFNDLSRLGKYLGQAARLMVGMPDYDNYVEHMQTKHPDKPVMSYEVFFRERQEARYGSKAGPKCC is encoded by the coding sequence ATGTTCAATGACCTGAGTCGCCTCGGTAAATACCTCGGTCAGGCTGCGCGCCTGATGGTCGGCATGCCCGACTACGACAACTACGTCGAGCACATGCAGACCAAACACCCGGACAAACCGGTGATGAGTTACGAGGTGTTCTTCCGGGAACGCCAGGAAGCTCGTTACGGCAGCAAGGCCGGGCCGAAGTGCTGTTGA
- a CDS encoding DUF6555 family protein: protein MSEPHHLENWLMRSRHFEITYCLNGSRRMFIQPDAYMTDEDAWYYACLHAGVGLLYGEDNAQEHHAKLLDHAEKSGLTDVKWEELP, encoded by the coding sequence ATGTCGGAGCCGCATCACCTGGAGAATTGGCTGATGCGCTCTCGGCATTTTGAAATCACTTACTGTTTGAATGGCTCGCGTCGAATGTTTATCCAGCCGGACGCATACATGACCGATGAAGATGCGTGGTACTACGCGTGTCTGCACGCGGGCGTGGGCCTTTTGTATGGGGAAGACAACGCTCAGGAACATCACGCTAAGTTGCTCGACCACGCTGAAAAGTCCGGTTTGACCGATGTCAAATGGGAAGAGTTGCCGTAA